The region AACGAGCGCACTGGCCAAGTAGGTCCTCGCATGCCGGTCAGGAGCGAACGCCCAACTCAGGTACATCCACATCGCCCAGTTTTCTTGAGCATTGTCGATGGGGCTGCCATGCACGAGCGAATCAGCTTACGGACAGGAAATTCAACGGCCCAAATGAGGTGAGAAGCGAGCGGGGACAGCGTGAGGCATGGGACGCGGAGCATGGGGCTGCGGGGTTGAGTCAAGCCCGGAGCACTCAGCGGACCAGTAACCCATCCAGCTGTCGCCCCAGTTCCACTCGCGTTTCTGGATCCGTCTCATCGTAGATGTTTCGAAGCTCGTAGGGATCGGCCACCAAATCGTACAGCTCATCCATTCCCTCAAGGTCGGTATACCGGATGTACTTATACCGATCCGTTCGAATCGCCCGGTATCCCATGTCCTGGATGCGCTCAAAGACCTCGTCCGTGTAGTACTCGATCAGGAATGAGGATCGAGGTTGGAAGTCCCTACCGCCGAAGACCGACTTGATCGAAACGCCATCCATGTCGTCCGGTGGAGTGAGGCCAGCGAGGTCCAAGACAGTCGGGGCAACGTCAACATTGGCGGCCATTGTGGAAAGCTCCTGACCCCCTGAAATGAGCGGTGGATAGCGGACCAGCAATGGAATCCGGATGCTGGGCTCGTAGGCGAGCCGCCTTTCCTGGGCCAATCCGAACTCACCGTAGAAGAACCCTTGGTCGCTAGTTACGATGACCACGGTGTTATCCAACTGGCCCTGGTCTTCTAGAGCTCCGAGAATCTCCCCAAGTCCGCGGTCGACAGCGCTCAACATCCGAAGCCGTGCCAGCACGTCCGTGTCTGGTGTCCCACCAGCTGGACTTCGCGGATCGGTATAGTCGGTGACCCGCTCCAAGGCTGGCTTACCATCGAGGGGAGCTTGCCACGCCGGAGTCCTCGGAAGCGTCGCCCCCTTATAGAGCTCACCGTCCTCTGGAGCGGGTGGAAACGAGCGCTGTCGGCCCTCCAATATCTCCGGATGGACCGCCTTGTGCGCCAGGTAGAGTACGAACGGCTGGCTACGATGCGTGGACTCGATGAAGTCGGCGGAATATCTGGACAGGATGTCCGTCATATAACCGGACTCCCGGACATACTCCCCGTCGATGTTCATCTCGGGGTCGAAGTAGGTGCCCTGACCGACAAAACTGACCCAGCGATCGAATCCCGGTCGAGGCGTGTCATCTTCGTGGCCCATATGCCACTTGCCGATAAACGCTGACCGGTAGCCGGCGTCATGGAGAATGCGCGGAAAGGTCCGGATCGAATGACTCTGTTCGGCACGCTCGCGGTTGTCGACGATTCCGTTCCTGTGCGGATACTGCCCCGTGAGAAAAACCGCACGTGACGGAGAGCACAGAGGCGCTGCCGTAAAGAAATTGGTGAAGGACGCGCCCTCCTGGGCGACACGCGCGAAATTGGGAAGCTCAACGAACGGATTCTCGACGATGTCGTCCAGCCGGACATCATCGAGGAGGACGAAGACGATGTTGGGCGGCGGGTCAGACAGAGTATTCGGGTTCACGCACGCAGTGGCAGCCGGAGCCAGCAGGACAGCGCCTACGATGAGGCGCATTCTGACTCCCGGATATCGGCCTCTGGTACGGCGCCTCAACGAGTACGGGACCCGACTTTCAAAATGCATGGACACGCGCCTCTTTTCTGCTTGTACGATTGCTCCGAGCCCGACTGTAGCGCTACCGAATGGCCTTGGATAGTCACTCAAGCTCCGCTCCCCCTTCTGCGGCCGCCATCTGAACTGGTGACTGGGCGCAGTCAGGATCTGGTCACGAATCGATCCTACTGTCACCACGCTTTCCTCCGCCAAGGGACCTGAAGTGGCAGTGCGTGTTGGGGGCGGAGCGTGGGGCAGCCTGAGATGTTCGAGGATGGCGAAGACGACGGGTGGGTCCGTGAGGAAGGCGAGAATCTTCATCTGGCCACCACACGCGGGGCACAGAAGCGGTAGGACGTCGTAGATCCGAGCGAGCAGGGTGGCCCAACCGCACCTGATCCGTTGCTATTCAGAAAGACCCACTCCGAATGCCACACATGTCGGAGGTCTCCGTTGCAGTGGAGGCAATGTGTGGGGTCCTGCACTAGCATCGCCCCGGAGCCACCAATTAGGTCTGGCTGGGTACCGGCGGCATGAGTTACTGTCGGGTCGGACACGGATTCGCGCGGGTCCTCAACTGTGGCCGTGCAGCAGAATCGTGAGCCCCTAGAGCGCCTTCAAAGCCGACGGGTCTATGCAATCGTTTGAGTTTGTGGTGGTCATCGTATCGATCGTGGCGGGGCTTGGTATCGCCCAAGTCCTCGAGGTCGTCGCACGGATACTTCGACGGGAGCTAACTCCCGGGCTACTGCATTCCCTTTGGATGTTCCTCATCCTGCTAATGCTTCTTCAGTCACTGTGGTCAGCATGGGCGTATCAGGTGCGGGCAGATTGGTCTTTTTCAGATCTCGTGGTAATTCTTACACCGCGGCTCTTTGTCTTCATCAGCGCCGCAGTCCTGAATCCCGCGCCAGGGATAGCGATACCGCTTGATGAGTACTTCTTGGACATCCGACGGAGTATGTTCGCGGCCATGGCGGGCTTTTTCATTACGGCTAGCGTCGCATTCAACCTCCTGGGCCCCGGACCAGGCGTTCAAGATGCTGTCAGAATGGGCTGCCTTCTGCTGATTGGGGTGCTGTCCGTGTCTGAACGACGAAGTACTCAGATCGCTGGAGTCCTCGCAATGTTAGTCGTCCTTGGCAGCTTCACTTTCTCATTTTCGTTTTCACTTACGGAGATGCTAAGTGTGGGCTAGGGGTGAGGTGCACGCTTAGATCGCGCACGACCAGCAGATCGTAAGCCACTGAAATCTCAGCGTCCTTTGCCCCCCCGGAGTCCTTGTCTGGGTGGTCGCCGTCACGACTCGCCCCACGCCCACTCCTGAACCCATCAGAATTGTGATTCACCAATCGCCCTCGCCGCGGGCTCGCGCCCTACCATCGCGGCTCTACGCTCTTGCCTCCCTCGCGGCAGCAGCGGCTCTCCTCCTTCCAGGCAGCTCGGCTGAGGCCCAGGCCAGAGTGCCCCGAAGCACTGTGATCGACGGATCCCCAGCGCCGACGCATCCGGTTGCGATGACACGTGACGCGCGTGGCCGCCCGACAGTTCGCGCGATCCGCCTTGATGAGCCGCTGACACTAGACGGCGTGCTCGACGAGGACATGTACTCCGACTTCGAACCCTTTGGGGAGTTCGTGCAGGTGACACCCGTCTCGGGTAACCCGTCTTCACAGCGCACCGACGTCTGGATCGCCTTCGATGACGAGAACATCTACGTGACGTGCCGCTGCTGGGACGACGCCCCGCCTGACGAGTGGATCGTCAACGAGTTGAGACGTGACGCGGATGGGATCCGTAACAACGAGCACTTCGGGATCATGTTCGACACATTCTACGACCGTCGGAACGGATTCATGCTCTATACGAATCCACTCGGGGCTCGCAACGAATACTCGGTCGTCGACGAGGCGGGGGTGAACCGGGACTGGAATCCGATCTGGGACGTCGCTCCTGGCCGATTCGACGGCGGTTGGACGGTCGAGATCGCGATCCCATTCAAGTCACTGCGCTACCAGTCCGGCGCCGGGCAGATGTGGGGCCTGCAACTCCGCCGGTCGATCCGCCACCTGAATGAGTGGACGTACTTGAGCCCGGTGCCAGCCATCCTCGCCGGTCCCCAAGGACTCAATCGGGTTTCGGTCGCGGGAACGCTCGTGGGATTAGACTTGCCGCCCGCAGGTAGCAATGTGGAGCTCAAGACATACGGAATCGCGGGCTCCACCACGGATCGCGTAACTACGCCCAGCATCACGAATCGCACTGCCGAGGCCGGCCTAGACTTGAAGTACGGCTTAACCGCCAACCTCACCGCGGATCTCACTTTCAACACGGACTTCGCCCAAGTCGAGGCAGACGAGCAACAGGTCAATTTGACACGCTTCAGTCTCTTTTTTCCGGAGAAGCGTGAGTTCTTCTTGGAAGGGCGTGGCGTCTTTGAATTCGGCACCGGTGGTGGCGGCGGCTTTGGAGGCGGAGGTGGGGGAGGCGGATTCGGCCGCGGTGGCGGAGATGCACCGTCGCTCTTCTACAGCCGCCGGATCGGCTTCCAGGACGGAGCTGTCATCCCGATCCAAGCCGGAGGGCGGCTAACGGGCAAGGTCGGCCCTTGGAGCGTCGGCCTCATGAACATTCACACGGGCAACGACGAAGTAGCGGGCGTGGGTGCCACCGACTTCTCGATTGTGCGCTTCAAGCGTGACATCCTCCGGCGCAGCGCGATCGGGGCAATGTTCACCAACCGTTCGATCGGCGCATCGGGTACAGGCACCAACCAGGCCTACGGCATGGACGCCGCGTTCGCGTTTTTCACAAACCTTCAGCTTGGCGGATACTACGCGCGCACGGAGACCACATCGCTAGACGGCGACAACGAGAGCTATCAAGCTCGCTTCGACTATGGAGGTGACACCTATGGAGCGAACGCCGGTATCGTCAAGGTGGGTTCCGACTTCAACCCAGAGATTGGGTTCCTACGTAGAAGCGACTTCAGGAAGTCGTCAGGCTCAGTAAGGTTCAGCCCGCGGCCGGCGTCGATCGAGGCAATTCGGAAGCTCACCTGGCAGGCCACCGTCAATTTCTTCGAAGACGGAGCGGGCAGGATGGAATCCCGCAGCCAACAGGGACGCTTCAGCATCGAGTTCGAAAACAGTGACCAGGCCACACTGCAGGCTACCCAGAACTTCGAGCGTCTCGACGATCCGTTCGAGATCGACACCGATGTATTCATTCCGGAGGGACGTTACACGTACACGGGGTATCAAGCGTCCTACAATTTCGGCACACAGCGCCCGGTCTCAGGCAATGTCTCATACCAGTGGGGCGCCTTCTTCCGTGGTTCGATCCGGACAATCAGTATCAACCGCGCGAGAATCGTCGTGTCCGATCACCTGTCCCTAGAACCCGGCGTGAGTGTGAACCTCATTGATCTGCCGGACGGCGAGGCGAACCAGACTGTCTTCAGGGTACGTGCAGACTACGCATTCACTCCGCGGATGTTCGCCAGCACCCTCGTACAGTACAACGAGAGCCGTGCGACCTTCTCTAGCAACCTACGATTCCGTTGGGAGTTCCGACCCGGCAGCGACTTGTTCTTGGTGTGGACGGACGAGCGCGACACCCCACTCCGCAGCACCGGGCTGCGCAACCGTGCGTTCGCGCTGAAGGTCACGAGGCTGCTCCGCTTCTAATAGGAAGTGCGAATCCTCTGAGTCCCGTAAGTCGCGCTGGGTGATTCGCCTTACGGATAGACGGATAGGAAATTCAACGGCCCAAATGAGGAAGGGGCGCAGCCGCTTGGGCAAACTCAGCACCCACTGCCCTACGGGAAGCTGAGGGAGCACGTGATCAGTGATGTGAGCGGCGACCTCGGTCATGCGCCTCGCGATCGCGGGGGCGGTCATCGGGTTGATCGTGGCGGCCGGAGCAGCCAGGCTGGTCCAGGGCCTCCTGTACGGAGTGCGGGCGACGGATCCGGTTGCCTTCATCGGCGTCCCGATGCTGCTCATGTCAGTGGCGGCACTAGCCGTGTACGTGCCCGCACGAAAGGCGGCGAGGGTGAACCCGGTTGACGCCCTGCGCTCTGACTGACACTAGCGATTCGGCAGGTTCAGAACCGGATTCCGCTCGAAAAACGCAGCCGGCTTAAGATCGAATCCGTGGAGTTCCATCGGCAGGATCGGCCAGTCCTCGGGGCGGGCAATGTGGTGGAAGCCGATGGTGTACCACAGCACGATGTCCGTGTTTTCGATCCCTCGGTTGGCCTGCGTCCATGCGGGCAGTCCCTGGTCGACCGCAGCATTGGTCGGATAGGCACCGGAAGCGAACATCTCGTCCGCCCGCATGGGGGTCGTCCAAAGGGTGTGCTCAGTGAAGCCCGCATTGCGGCGCATATAGTCGCTCTCTAGGAGCATCGTACGGACGCCATGGCCCTCGAGCAGGTAGCCGCTCGGGTAGCCCTGAGGTCCGATGCGGGACGGACTCACGACGCGCCAGTGCTCTGGAGCTGTGAGCGTCGAAGTCCGCTTCCCTTCGGCCTCTCGCAGCGGCGTGTCGGTCTGAACCCGCCACACACTCCGGCGCGGATTGGCTGCCGGCAGTTCCTCTGTGACGATCCGATCCACGGCGAGGCTGTTAGTCGGGCCGTCCACGTCGAAGTCCAGCCTGAAGTTGAAGAAATGACTGTGGTTCATAGCCACGGTGTAAGGGGCCACAAAACTCCCATACCGATCGTCCGGCTCGCCCTGGTCGGTCGCCGCCGACTCGGCCTCGACCGTCATGACCTGGTCGATACCTGTGGCGCCCAAGTTCACCCGGATGCCGCCGTCCTGCTTGAAGATCCAGTCGAAGAGGTAGTCGTAGTTTCCAGCCTGCATGATCATACGAACCACAAGGTCCGTGCGACTCCGGCTTTCGATGTAGTCATCCGTCCCATGTCGCCATGCCGGCTCCGCACCCGGTCGCTCGAAAACGCACGCCACCCTCGCCTTCCGTTGGGGTGAACCATCCGGCTTCACGACCCATGAGTCGATGTAATGCGCCCGCGCGGGACAATCCCGGCCTACCTCCATCGAGCCCGCGATCCCTTCGAAAGTGGAGGCGAACGAGCCCAGGTCGTAGTATGCCTGGTGCGACCAGGGCGCCGTGGGCCCCTGGTAGGGCACAAACAGTTCGGAGAGCGATGCCTCATAGAGGACCGAACGGAATTCGCCGTCCATTTCGTGTCCCACCTGTGACAGAACTAGGCCAACACGCGGATCCATCCGGAGGTGGAAGCGCCACGACTCCCAACTGAACTGGCTGCCGTCCACCTCGAACCCGGCCCCCTGTGGCTGGCTGACGATGATCGGCGGCAGCGGTTCACGCGTCGGCCCCACCGCCTCGGGATGATGCTCGGCCACCGGCCCGCGACCCGGAATGGCTCCGGAGTCGATGACCTCCAGCACTTCTTTCGTCTCGTAGTCAAAGACGAAGGCGAGTCCAGGGATCTGCTCCCCCAGACCGTTCACGGACCCGGTCTTATCGGAGCATGAGCCACGTCCGATCCGCCGGCCCAACTGGTCTTCCTCGCCCAGGTACGCGGTCGACCCGACTCCGCAAGAGATCATGGTGAAGTCGGTGTATCCACGAGCCTCGAGGGCAGCGTGGACCTCGGGATGCTCTGTGACGTCGTCCGTCGAAGACCAGTCGTCGGGTCCGAGCATGTAGGAGCTTTCCGAAGCGACCTCCCAAGAGATCAACTCCTCGCCGACCAGGTCCACCACCGCTTCGTATCCCGTCCCGTCCTCCACGATGTGAACGAAAGCATCGCGCCGAAACGACTGACCTGGCTGCCACGCGAGGACCTCTGCTTTGGGCGGCGGCCGAAGGTTCGCGAAGAGGAACCGGGCCTCCTCTCCGATCTCTCCCGACTCCCGGATGACCTGGTACAGTGTCCAGTGCTCCGCGGCAGAGAGATGGTCGAGCGGGTGTGTGGGTGCCTGGGCAGATATCGTCGAGGCTCCCACGAACAAGAGGACCGCCGAAAAGAGGGGGGAGGCCAATAGACGCATGGGGGCACCAGTGGGAGGAAACCGCGTCGGTCACAATGCTCCCTTACGCCCCCTCAAGCAACCAACCCACGTTCATTCATCGCTTCAGCGGCCAGCGTCAGCAGGAACATCTGGTAAAGCAAGCCTCGGGCCGGATACGACGTGCGTTCTGCCCAAGAGCTCATGGGTCACACAGATATCCGCACGACGATGATGTACGTGCAAGCCGACGTGACGCCTACTACCAGAAAGTAAGTGCCGCAGAAGCCTGGAGACCGGAGTTTCCCCAATTCCCGACCTGCGTCAGCGAAAATGAGGTTATGAGTACGTCGTCTGTCACGTTCGAAGTCGTCTGCCCCAGGAGTGTGACCGCACCACCCATTGAGAAGTTGACGACGGCATCTAGACCCGACGCGGTAGTAACCACCTGTGGATCGACCGTGACAGGGGAGGTCAGAAAGACATTCAGCGGGTAAAACACCAGCAGCGGGCGAATCGGGTCGGTGAAATCCCGGATGGCCTCGATGACGGCAGGGTTGTTCGGACGCGTCGAGGTGAACGTCTGAGTATCCATGTCATACCACTGAAAAGTTCCATTAGCGTCCGCGAGCAGTTTGTCACCGCGTTTCATGCCCAAGCTGCCTAACTCTACCATGGAGACCCGCACCACTTGTGGATTTCCGGCAAGAGTCAGGTAAAAATCCGCATAGCCGAATATGGCTACAGCGTGCTCGGAGGTTCCACCCACAAACCCCGGTTTCACCGTGATCTGTGTGTTGACTGCCAGTTGGTTAGCTAAATCGAACGGATACAGTGGCGCCGACGACCACGCCGTATCGGGGCGTATGTCTCCGAATACAGAAATGCCTTCGTCTGCCTGGCCAGCGGTTGCGAACAGGAAGGTAAGGATTTCACCCGACACGTTGTCCGGAGTGAGTTGAACGTCTGTGCTGCTGCGGCTCATGGCCGGCACCTGTGCCGCCGAGCCAGCTCCGCTAAGCGACGTACTCGTGAGCACGGTGCTGACTGCCAGCTGTTGGCCCTGTTGGTCGTCGACCGCCACGATTCCACAGCCAAAGAAGACCAGGGAACAGACAGAACCAACGAGTCCCATAATACTCGAGCATCGCATAATGACCTGACCATCAATAGGAGTACGTCATCTATGACATAAGCGGCGGCGGCAGCATTCCATTCATAGTCCCGCCCCCGATCTAACGCAACGCACGGTCACGGCGTTCCCCTAAGCGTAGTCCCGGACTCTTCTCAAGACAAAACTCAATACGGCAGGCAGTAGTCTTTCGGCAAACCCAAAACCCGGAAAGCCTGTTCGACTTGGGATTCCTTTTCCGTTGCCAGGAAACCAGTTTTTATCCCCGCGCTGTGTGAAGAGGGGGCGCCGTTGACGCGTTGCATGGCCAGTTGGTCGTTCCGTTTAGCAAGGACAGCGGCAAGATCTGGCCGGGTCGGATCGGACACCCACGTCACATTCACAGGTCCGATATCGAGGCCCAGTGCAAGAAGCTTGCGCGCGGTAATGCTGAACAGGGCCCTATCGCTATCTACCCGGTCCAGTGCGGTCGCTTCACGGTAGTCAACAAAGAACCCTCTCACACTCGACGGGTCGTCGAGCTGGCTGACGGCCTCTACTGTCGCGCGCTGTGTCTCTGCGCCGATCACCGCCCCTTGGAAGCGAAGAAAGACGATACCTACTTCAGTATCGTAATATGTCTTGTACATCTCGCAGCTCTTTCTCCCTCAAGCCAACGTTCAAACCAAGAAACCCGCTGAGGGAGCCGAATGGTTGCTTACTGACATGTTAGGTGCGCTCGCCGACTCGGCGAGGGGCCAAACATCTGAGCTGCCCTGCCTCCCATCTTACTCAATACGGCAGGCGGTAATCTTCGGGCAAACCCAAAACCCGGAAAGCCTCTTCAAGTTGGAATTCCATTGTTTTTTGGGCGTACGGGCGGAACACCTCTGAATCATGTCCGTAGGTGTGCTCGAGCACTTGGAATCGCCGATCCAGCATAGCGGCGACATCCAAACGGGTCGGATCAGACACCCGCCCTATGGGCAGCTCCTTAAAATCGACGCCCATCTTCTCGAGGCGGCGCATAGTGATGCTGAACAGGGCCCTATCGCTATCTACCATGTCCATTGCGGTCACTTCACGGTAGTCAAGAAGCAACCCTCTCACACTCGACGGGTCGTCGAGCTGGCTGAAGGCCTCTAGTGCCGCGGTCTGTGTCTCTGCGCCGACCACCGCCCCTTCGAAGCGAAGAAAGACGATACCTGCTTCAGTATCGTAGAACGACTCGTGCATCTTGAAACACTTTATCGTTTGAAAGCCTCAACCTAGGCGACCCTTTGGGGCGCATCGTTTCACGCGGGTTTGATACGGAGCGCTCACCAAGGCGGCGAGGGGCCAAACAGCTGAGCTACCCGGCCTCCCATCTTGCTCAATATGGCAGGCGGTAATCTTCCGGCAAGCCCAAAGCCCGGAAGGCCCGTTCGAGTTGGGATTTCGCTGCCGTTAGCGTGAAACCCAAGTTGGCACTGTGCGTGAGCCCCACTGTCATCCGCCGTTCCAGCATAAGAGCGACGTCCCGACGGGTCGGATCGGACACCCACGCCAGGGTCAGATCTGCCATATCGAGCCCCCTCTCAAGAAGCCTGCGCGCGTTTATGCCGGCCAAGGCCCTGTCGGTACCTGATCGGTGGATCCTCCCTCTACAGATCGTGTTCTTCGTCCTCGGCCTGGCGACGCTGGCGATCGTGGTGGGTCTGCAACTGTTCTGAAGCTGGGCCGACGGGATCTCCTATCGGTGTCCGCCTTGGTGCGGCCGCGGGCCCCCTGCGACTACGGACGTTGCGATCGTGCGATCGCCCTAAGCAAATCCGACGCACCGGTGTCGGCCACGTGATTCATGTGGTCCGGGTGAAACGATGTGACGCCAGTCGAAGGTCGCGTCGTCGAAGCCGTCGTCTCGCCACCGACGCCTGCCTTCGTAGATCCCGCCCAATACGGTCGCGAACCTTTCGTCGCCCCCCGCGTACCGCAGCCACCGGATCTTTGCCCTGCGCTACGCGACGGCCGGGCACCCCGACCGCGCGCGTGACTTGATCGAGCTGTTCGATCGCGAGGTCGGCGCTCGAGAGCGTCTCCGGCCATTGGTCATCGCCAAAGAGATTCATGGCGAAGTCCATATCGGACTGAAGCTGTGCACCACCTGGATGGAAGACTCTCTGGAAGCGGCCTACCGGGTCAACGGACAGCGACTGCACGTAAGCCACGATGTGCAGCGCGGTCGTTGTGTCCACGTGACCCTTGATCGCACTCGCGAGTGGTACCTCAGTGATCGGCTCGGTCGACGGATTCATCTAGCACGTCGGTCAGGGGCACCATAGGCTCCACACCAGCCGCGGCTGCTAACAGCGCGACACAGGATCTAGCTGCTCGGTTCGAACGTTTCATTCTTGACCTCCTCAAAGGACCCCGACGAGGGGCACAACAGAAGCCATCGTGCGTACCGGCTTTTCGCTAAGCAACCCGCGTCAGCGAGTGGGGTGAAAACGGGTCGAGGCCCCACCCCCTGAAGCGGGGATGGGGCCTCGACATCACAGCGTTCTCCTGTCAGATCAGCCTTTCACCATACTGATCAGTTTGGCGATCGGATCGTACGACTTGTCGACCACGCGCTCCTTGAGCGGGATGATCGCGTTGTCTGTGATCTGAATGCCCTCGGGGCACACCTTTGTGCAACACTTCGTGATGTTGCAGTACCCGATACCCAGTTCGTCACGGAGTTCCGCTGTTCGGTCTGCGGTGTCGATGGGGTTCATCTCCATGTTGGCCGCATACACATAGTGGCGCGGACCTCCGAACCTGTCGTGCATCGCATGGTCGCGCAGCACGTGACAAACGTCCTGACACAGGAAGCACTCGATGCACTTCCGGAACTCCTGCGGACGCTCCACGTCGTATTGTTCCATGTGCCACGTGCCGTCGTCCATATCCGCCGGCTTCGGCGTGAACTTCGTCATGGACGCCTTCACCTCGTAGTTCCACGAGACGTCGGTCACCAGGTCTTTGACGAGCGGGAACGCACGTAGCGGCTCGACGGTCACGGGCTTGCTCAGGTCGAGGTCATCAACCCGGGTCATACACATGAGGCCCGGCATTCCATTGATCTCAGCCGAACACGAACCGCACTTCCCTGCCTTGCAGTTCCACCGGACGGCCATGTCGTTGGCCTGTTCTGCTTGGATCTGATGGATCGCATCAAGGACTACATACCCGTGATCGAGCTCAACCTCGTAGGCCTCGAAGGCTCCGCCTTCCGAGGTGCCACGCCAGACTTTGAAGGTCGCATTCTTCATCAGCCTTGCTCCTCGATGATGTCCTGCAATTCCTGTCGGATCTGAGGAATCGGCTCGCGCCGGAGTTCCATCTCACCGTTGTCACCCTTTACGATCACGTGGTTGAACGTACTCCACTCTTTCTTCTTCTCCAGATGATCGATTCGTGAGTGCGCTCCGCGGCTCTCTTGGCGAGCCT is a window of Longimicrobiales bacterium DNA encoding:
- a CDS encoding sulfatase-like hydrolase/transferase, whose translation is MRLIVGAVLLAPAATACVNPNTLSDPPPNIVFVLLDDVRLDDIVENPFVELPNFARVAQEGASFTNFFTAAPLCSPSRAVFLTGQYPHRNGIVDNRERAEQSHSIRTFPRILHDAGYRSAFIGKWHMGHEDDTPRPGFDRWVSFVGQGTYFDPEMNIDGEYVRESGYMTDILSRYSADFIESTHRSQPFVLYLAHKAVHPEILEGRQRSFPPAPEDGELYKGATLPRTPAWQAPLDGKPALERVTDYTDPRSPAGGTPDTDVLARLRMLSAVDRGLGEILGALEDQGQLDNTVVIVTSDQGFFYGEFGLAQERRLAYEPSIRIPLLVRYPPLISGGQELSTMAANVDVAPTVLDLAGLTPPDDMDGVSIKSVFGGRDFQPRSSFLIEYYTDEVFERIQDMGYRAIRTDRYKYIRYTDLEGMDELYDLVADPYELRNIYDETDPETRVELGRQLDGLLVR
- a CDS encoding DUF5916 domain-containing protein, yielding MIDGSPAPTHPVAMTRDARGRPTVRAIRLDEPLTLDGVLDEDMYSDFEPFGEFVQVTPVSGNPSSQRTDVWIAFDDENIYVTCRCWDDAPPDEWIVNELRRDADGIRNNEHFGIMFDTFYDRRNGFMLYTNPLGARNEYSVVDEAGVNRDWNPIWDVAPGRFDGGWTVEIAIPFKSLRYQSGAGQMWGLQLRRSIRHLNEWTYLSPVPAILAGPQGLNRVSVAGTLVGLDLPPAGSNVELKTYGIAGSTTDRVTTPSITNRTAEAGLDLKYGLTANLTADLTFNTDFAQVEADEQQVNLTRFSLFFPEKREFFLEGRGVFEFGTGGGGGFGGGGGGGGFGRGGGDAPSLFYSRRIGFQDGAVIPIQAGGRLTGKVGPWSVGLMNIHTGNDEVAGVGATDFSIVRFKRDILRRSAIGAMFTNRSIGASGTGTNQAYGMDAAFAFFTNLQLGGYYARTETTSLDGDNESYQARFDYGGDTYGANAGIVKVGSDFNPEIGFLRRSDFRKSSGSVRFSPRPASIEAIRKLTWQATVNFFEDGAGRMESRSQQGRFSIEFENSDQATLQATQNFERLDDPFEIDTDVFIPEGRYTYTGYQASYNFGTQRPVSGNVSYQWGAFFRGSIRTISINRARIVVSDHLSLEPGVSVNLIDLPDGEANQTVFRVRADYAFTPRMFASTLVQYNESRATFSSNLRFRWEFRPGSDLFLVWTDERDTPLRSTGLRNRAFALKVTRLLRF
- a CDS encoding succinate dehydrogenase/fumarate reductase iron-sulfur subunit yields the protein MKNATFKVWRGTSEGGAFEAYEVELDHGYVVLDAIHQIQAEQANDMAVRWNCKAGKCGSCSAEINGMPGLMCMTRVDDLDLSKPVTVEPLRAFPLVKDLVTDVSWNYEVKASMTKFTPKPADMDDGTWHMEQYDVERPQEFRKCIECFLCQDVCHVLRDHAMHDRFGGPRHYVYAANMEMNPIDTADRTAELRDELGIGYCNITKCCTKVCPEGIQITDNAIIPLKERVVDKSYDPIAKLISMVKG